GATATACTGGTGGTAGAAGGGAAAAACGGCGACAGGTTCTATATTCGGGCTCATGATTTTAAGGTTAAGTCCCGCTGGTCCGGCATTAACGGGGTCAATTATCTGATGAGCAAGCTGGATGAAAACGGGCAGGCTGATCAGGAAGAGCTTGCCTTTTATCTGGGAGGCAATCATACCGTTAAAATCGCTATGGCGGAACAATTGTGCTATTCTGATGCCGCAGGTTCCCTGTTTAATCCCAAAACCTGCCCTGACTTCTTCTGTGAAGTAAGGGGGCTGGACAGCGATGACTCGGCTTTGCTTTCGGAATTAAAGGGAGATCTGGAATTTGGCTTATTGAAGAGCGGCCGCGGGGTGATTTCCCTGCCGGTGGGTATTTACGGGGCCAAATCCATTCCGGAACACATGGGGATTTTCGGCACTACCGGATCGGGAAAAAGTAACTTGGTAAAAGTACTGGCCAGTTCACTGTTAGGCAATGGCGCTTACGGTTTATTGATTTTTGATGTGCATAACGAATATTTTCAGGATTTAATCAAGCATCCCATGGCCCAGGAACGCCTGTCGGTATATAACGTCAATCCTTACTCCCCTCATGAAATGAAGCTGGGAGTCGGTTTTGCCGACATTGAGCCGGAGGATATTACTGCCTGCGCTTCTTTTACGGAGCCCCAGATGGATGCATTGTATAAATTATCCTCGGTCTGGCAGGATCAGTGGGTATCCAATGTGCTGCAGTATGATGTGGCGGATATTGCCGACGAACTGGCCGGATGCACCGGGCAAAAATTTCAGTCCCGAACCTTGAGCAAGATTAAAAGTGTTTGTTGGAATCTGCAGCAGGAGTTTAAAATGGAGCCGGAGGGGCCGTCCTCGGTCGGTTCTATTCTGGCAGACCTGCGGCAGGGGAAAGTGGTTCTGGTTGAACTCAAAAATGTCTCCAATGTGGGAGAACAAGCCTTATCGACGCTTCTGTCCCGCAAAATCCTTCAGCACAGCGCCGCTATGGGATTGGAGGAAAAAGACCAGGCCAAACCGGTATTGATCGTGCTGGAGGAAGCTCACCGCTTTTTAGGGAAAAAAGAGTATACCAGCAATAACACTTTTGCTCAATTAGTCAGCGAGGCTAGGAAGTTTAACGTGGGATTATGCGTGGTGGATCAGCAGCCCCGGCTCTTAGCCGACAAAGTGCTGTCCCAGCTGAATACCTTATTTATTCTGGGCCTGGCGGCCAAAGGCGACCGCAATAAACTGGAGGCTATGTGCCGCAAAGACATTTTGCAGCAGCGCAATGAGATAAAGAATCTGGACTGCGGCGAAATGATCGTAGCCACAAACTATATGCGGTTCGCTGCTCCGGTGAAGGTGCATAAACTGGAAGATTATCTGGAGAGGTGGACTCAGGAGGCCATGCCGGCCGTTTCCGGAAACGCGCCGCTATAGCGGCTATAATGGCAGAAAAGCAATAGATAGATGAGATAAGACCATCGCATATGATGGTCTTTTTGCATAATGTAAGGAAAGGTGATGAATTAAAGGGGAGATTCATATATTCGTGTATAAGGGGGAGTGTTATGCAATTCCATAATAAAAAAAGATTGCTGCAAATCGCCAGACTTCTTGAATTTCCTCAGGACATTCTGCTGGATCTGCCACGGATCACCCTGGTGGGCAACATGCAGTTGTTGGTGGAGAATCATAAAGGAATTGTGGAATATACACCTTCCCTGGTCCGCATACAACTACACCAGGAAGGGTTAATTATTCGAGGGAATGATCTGGTGTTAAGCAATCTCCAGTATGACCAATTGCTGATAGAGGGATGCATTAAGGAATTACACTATGGGGATTAGGAGGGGCGCCTGTGTTATTGCATAAATTGCGGATGTATGCTAATGGTTCGGTTCGCATCGAAATTGTCGGCAGGATGCCTGAACGATTCATTAATTTATGCATGGCGCAGGAAATTTATTTATGGGGCATAATAGAAACTGAGAACAAATTATATGCCTATGTGCTATTGCCTGATTTTTTCCGCATCCGGCCCTTGGTAAAAAAGAGCCAGTGCCGTATCCGGGTACTGGGTTATCGCGGTTTGCCCTTTCTCATGAAACGAATCAAACGCCGCAAGATGATGGTGGTTGGTTTTGTCTTGTTCCTGACTGTCTTGCAGATTCTCACGTCCTATATCTGGTTTATTGATATAACCGGCGTGAAAACCGTATCCCGGGAGGCCCTGCAGAACGTTCTCACTACCAATGGTTTACGGATTGGCGCGGTAAAACATCATATTCAGGTTAAAGCGGTTGAAAATGCTATTGAGACGAGTATTCCGGAAGTGGCCTGGGTGGGACTGACCTTTCAGGGGACCCGGGCAATGATCGAGATTGTAGAAAAGACGACGGCTAAAGAGGAAGACAAATCTCCCGCTGATATCGTAGCCCTCAGGGACGGTATCGTGACCGAAGCCATTGTGCTGACTGGAGAACCCATGGTAAAAAAAGGAGACACCGTCAGAAAAGGCGATGTCCTGATTCGGGGCATGACCGAGCAGCAGCCGGTTCGCGCCAAAGGCATCATCAAAGCCCGCACCTGGTATGAAAGTTACAGTGAGGCCGGATTCGTGGAGGAGAAGCGGGAACGGACCGGTAGACGGCTGGTTTCT
This genomic stretch from Acetonema longum DSM 6540 harbors:
- the yqfD gene encoding sporulation protein YqfD yields the protein MLLHKLRMYANGSVRIEIVGRMPERFINLCMAQEIYLWGIIETENKLYAYVLLPDFFRIRPLVKKSQCRIRVLGYRGLPFLMKRIKRRKMMVVGFVLFLTVLQILTSYIWFIDITGVKTVSREALQNVLTTNGLRIGAVKHHIQVKAVENAIETSIPEVAWVGLTFQGTRAMIEIVEKTTAKEEDKSPADIVALRDGIVTEAIVLTGEPMVKKGDTVRKGDVLIRGMTEQQPVRAKGIIKARTWYESYSEAGFVEEKRERTGRRLVSVILHCGDREIIFNKIADQPFALYETEFIRKKAPQWRNSSLAVECTIKLYHELTATVITYTQEQVQDHAKAEALAVINQTLPESAEILTRTVTVLQTPETDLIRVKVTMEAMEDIGVTSKAPL
- a CDS encoding ATP-binding protein, with amino-acid sequence MTGYKGRLTYAKGTYVEFVVAPDQEVDFGDILVVEGKNGDRFYIRAHDFKVKSRWSGINGVNYLMSKLDENGQADQEELAFYLGGNHTVKIAMAEQLCYSDAAGSLFNPKTCPDFFCEVRGLDSDDSALLSELKGDLEFGLLKSGRGVISLPVGIYGAKSIPEHMGIFGTTGSGKSNLVKVLASSLLGNGAYGLLIFDVHNEYFQDLIKHPMAQERLSVYNVNPYSPHEMKLGVGFADIEPEDITACASFTEPQMDALYKLSSVWQDQWVSNVLQYDVADIADELAGCTGQKFQSRTLSKIKSVCWNLQQEFKMEPEGPSSVGSILADLRQGKVVLVELKNVSNVGEQALSTLLSRKILQHSAAMGLEEKDQAKPVLIVLEEAHRFLGKKEYTSNNTFAQLVSEARKFNVGLCVVDQQPRLLADKVLSQLNTLFILGLAAKGDRNKLEAMCRKDILQQRNEIKNLDCGEMIVATNYMRFAAPVKVHKLEDYLERWTQEAMPAVSGNAPL
- the yqfC gene encoding sporulation protein YqfC; protein product: MQFHNKKRLLQIARLLEFPQDILLDLPRITLVGNMQLLVENHKGIVEYTPSLVRIQLHQEGLIIRGNDLVLSNLQYDQLLIEGCIKELHYGD